Within Anopheles ziemanni chromosome 2, idAnoZiCoDA_A2_x.2, whole genome shotgun sequence, the genomic segment GTTTCTATTTGTTCGTGCCATAAAAATGGTCCATCTCAGAGTAACACTTCAAAAACTTGAACAAGTCTATTTATATGGGTTACGAAGACTTTTATGGCCCAACTATGAAAAGCATTGAAACTTGTACAAATATTTCCTGTGcatgtaatgtttttttaatctgataatgacaaaaaaaataaaatgacaaatGGAGATTTTTTcttgaacatttccaaatggaTGGTATATCGAAAATACGCGTCAAAGTGAGAATAGCatcaacattttttgatgacaATGTTTCTGATGGTTGTACAATTTACAGTTCAGTTCATATAATTAGAATCAGTTTGAGAACTTTGCAAGATTTAATAATTATAGTTCAAATCAACGCGAAAAGAATACCTATAGTCTACAATTATACTGAACAGATGTGAACTGTGAAACTGGTTGTAAAAAGCAGCATAAAGTGAAACTGGTATAGAAAATCTTGCCACCATTTGTGGTGCAATTCTTGCTTCGCACAGTACGAAGGAAAAtggagttaaaaaaaaacataaataaaaaactattGCGAACAAAGGTTTTTCAGGATTAGTTCAATTCTATATGTCGAGCGAACATGccattgttttctttaaaaaataatgattgTTTGATACATGTTTTAATGAATCCGCTGACAAAAACTTGCTTTCATAATCATCTCTTTTTAATCTTCATAAAATAACTGCATGGTTATGATGCAAATTTATATTCTAAAATACACAATCTTGCATTTCCTATTTGGCGAAAAAAGCTGCTCCGTATCACTCGATGAGTTAACTATTTACAGATTTCTGTCGCATTCAACATCGCTCACTTCGCACCCTCTTAACGAGGgcaataataaaaactaatgTGCGAATTTGAACGTATGCCTGCTTGACTTAATTATACAGAATCATTTCACGCACAGCATGCGAATGCGCGGACGAAATCGAGAAGTCTTCAGAGGACTCCCCGAGCGCAAGTAAAAAGATCCGACCAACGGCTGCAGTGTCGAAAACCAGGGAAAATCGAACGGGCCATCGCAGTGGGAAAAGTATGCCCCATTCGAGGCGATCGAACGGCGCAGAGTGGATACGGGTGGTGCGGGACGAGCTGGCAGGGAACGAAATAATCAAGCACAAGATGGGCGACTCGATAGGGCAAGCGAAAGGGTGCCCGAAGGGCCCGGACGACGGCAGAACGGGACGGCACGGTGCGGGAGTGCAAAATAAAGATACAAGGGCGCAACAAGGAACCACGGAAATCGGCGTTCTCTATCCTGCCGTCGGGTGCAAGACTGGTTCATCTAGTCAGGGCTCTCTGTATCCACCCACTTTTTTTCCGAGGCCCAACGGACTCGGCACAACTTCTTCCCCGACCCCCACCCTTCGCGGTAGGCAATCCCGATCCACATGGccaattaaattaaagatacTTCGGTGGTCGATTGTCTCTTCTGTGGCAGATGCATCGTAAAACCTGGTGAAACCGCGCGCaccggcacacacacatacacactcacacgtgTGCCCCGGCCCTTATTTGCATACGCGGTCGCAATGGGTGAGAGCTCGAACGATTCCCCGCGAAAAGGCGCAAAAAGGGACGCCGGAAAGCCCACAGGATGGACATGAACAAGTGAACGAAGTGCTGGACGGACGGTGTTTTATTATTGAATTGTACCGAgggaagacaaaacaaaacaaagcaaaaaaatacatacataTTGCAACAAACGCAAACATTTCGAGCGCGTGGGATGCACCCAGCTACGGTGCAGTGCCGTGTCATCCGGGACGGGAGGTTGGCGGGggcggtggaaaaaataattaaatctgCCTTCGAAGCATGACACTCGAAAACGAATGTCTTTCGGTGATGGTGAGCTCGGACCGAGAACCGGTAACGGTCCCCTTCGTTCAATTCCGTTGGTTGGGTAGgatttttcgaatgaaaaatattacttAAAATTGGTTGATCAAACCATAGGTCAACTGGGAATAAAACTGGTAAAAGCGATAACTGGACGTTTTGtacataaaaatgatattggaaagttaaatataaattttataaacaaaaaaatttagaGCCTTAAAAATTTTCAATCCAATTCCTTTGGTAAGATATTTTTTCACCAACAGTGTGTGCAGGAAAGTTTCTATCGTTTCCGAAAAAGGATTCCCAATGGAGACATTACGAATAATTTCCATTTAAGATAACTTTGTCGGTTTGACGATAAAACGGATGgcgtggaggaaaaacaattattctaATTATCGTTTTCGAGCCGCTCACGCTCGAATGAGGATGATAAACACCAATTCGCATACGTGTGtagtttttccaccgattACCCGGGATTTTCATCAATGCCTTCACGAAAAGggtttattataaaaaagggtaaaacaTACGTGGTTTTACGCGCGTCTTTTAGAACCGGAGAAGAAAAGCCTACTAATCGTTCTCCGCGGAAAAACGGCCGTCATTTTCCGACGTACTCATTCTGGGCcgttaaaaaaacgaaagccaaTCTTTTCTCCCCCGTGAACACCAGCATCCGGAGTGAGAAGGACATACGGCTTTTTTCTCGGAAATGAGCATCATTTGCTGCCACGCGCGCGTGGCTTCGGTCGGGGATTCCGTGCGCCAGGGCAAGTAATGAGCACCGAACATTAAGACATACTGAAGACgtttaataatttttgatAATATTAAACACAGCTCGCCATAAACATTTATGTCCGGACATTACGGCGTGACTTTTCGCCACGGGGCGCGGGGAGAGGGTGGGAGGTAAGGAGGTGTGCGGACGTGGTTTTTGCTCGCAAGACGGCGTCACATATTCGTCGTCGTCAGCAAGTCGTCTCTCGCCGTTACTGGGCCAATCTGCCAGGGGGCGTTCCAAGATCCGCAAGGAGGGCGGCTGCCGTGCGGGTTGAacggcggggggggggggggggggggataagCAATTCGGAAAGCAACTGGCAAAAGATgaatatgaattttaatgtACTCATCACAACCCGCCGGAGTTCCACGTACGCGCACATACATGCAATACGCGCCTGCTTAATGATCGTAAGCACATTGTGTTCGCTGACGTCTCTACTTTACGGGATCGTCATGTTCTTTGGCAGCAAAAGTaataacagcagcagcagcagcaaccaagAAACAGCCAGCAACAATGCCTTCTCGCACCCGTTCCCCACCGTCACAATAACCTCAtgccgggtgtgtgtgtgtgtgtgtatactaCTCGACGACAACGTCTATTTGTTGTACAAGTGATATGGCAAAACATATGACCCGACGTGTAGGTACGCGgatattaaaaatgtgttctttCCCACTTGCCATCCGCCGTCCGTTGGTTGGTGAATTCAGGCGGCGGAAGGGCGGCGTCCCCACGCCATGATGGTACAGTTTTCTGCGaaggaaaattttaataagCGCCACTCGTATATTATAAATACCGAGAAATAACCATACTAACATGACATTCTTCCCGTATGCTAATGTTATGCTTTATGGAGGATGCACTCGCTAACCTCGCCTGCCCGCCCTTGTTAGGGCCCGCCGTGTCGACAGTCGGCCCCCGGTGTGTATTTCAAATCCAATTTTATCCCTGCCGAGCCGGGAGCCGGGATTGTTTTTTCCGCCTTCTTGGGTAAGAAAACCCGAAACTAGAAGCATTCCACGCCGAGGCGGCCACGGATTTGCCTACGCGAACGGATTTCACTTTAAACGATATAAGCGTTTTAATCTTTCCGAACATTCTTTCAGACGTAAGGGCAGAAGGACAACGCTTTGCATAGTAAGgatcaaaaaagggaaaagtcaGAACCGTAGAGGGAACATATGAGGAAAGAAACTACTGCTGAGAGCTTGTGGTCCATTTTTCATACCTCTCAAGTGCCGGACACGACACACCCGTCCGAAGGATGCCGGGGAAGCTGAGGAATCACTTTACAGATCATGCAAGAACGCTCTCGTGGGGTTGCCTGCCTTGTTGGTTGCCTGTTGAACCTTGCACTTCACTCGAGAGCGTGGAAGATGTGAAGTTACACACCACTTGCTCGATTGTCAGGTCTGGTCTGCCTTTTCAGAGGAAATCTTCGGAGGAAACGCCTCTGCGAAAAGTCATAGGATGCATTCAAGGATTCTGAAGCAAAGGCGCCGGAAAGTCGCTCAGGATATAGGAGCAAAAAGGATACATCGTCCTTTTGGCAGCTAATTCTCGACTGAGAAATCTTCGAACTACTTCACAAGAGTGTCATTTTACAACCAGTATCGATTTCAGATCCTTTAAGACCATGAATATTAACTCGACCCAGGGTCATGAAACACTAAACAAACAATATGTTTCATGGCTCGCACTTGCTTCATCGATGCACAGAACTTTATTTGAGAACATAttctttgaatgtattttaaattatttttgaagtACCAAAACCAGTACATCCACAATGGCGTGTTGAACGTTTTGCTTAAATTTAATAAGAGTTAGTTTAACTtctaataaaatatgtaaaaaacaaGATAGCTTTTGTACTTTGCAGAGCATAATCTAACAACTAATTTagtaataaatcaaaattttatCCTGCCTTCCACGTTGCTTCTAGATATTAAAACATCCAACATCCATATTGCGAAATATACGAAAAGTGTAGTATTGCAAAAGTTTCAAACATTACTACGATGGTTGGGTTTGCAAACGCAAAGTGCAGggattaaaataacaaattcaataagataaatataaataaatttgacataaaaaaacaacagaaaatatctaaaaaaaagtgaaccaaAATTGAACGCTCTGGCCAATTAGATAAATTGAGTAACCATTTTTCATAAGCTAACCGGGAGCATAAAACATAAGACGACTCCAGCTAATTAACATACAAGTGGTAGCAAACCGAGCGTATGTGCGCGCATTTCAGCCCATTTCAGTACCTCTACGCGGCCAGAGTCGGCCGGCGCAACACgaattcggagaaaaatcTCTTCAATTACAACTGACACACTGCTTAAGAGCTACTCTTCCATAAATAAGTCATTGAAGTACGCGTACCCCTCGGTGCCGTCATCGAGAGGGTGCGTCGTGCATCGCGCAGTTGAAGTGCACTGACACGTACCGGGCCCCTGGCGCGCCGTGGGACACAAGGGTCCGATTTTCCAGCGAAGGACGAATTTGGGAAACGGTGACACTCGAGGTTCCTAGAATGCGCATAACTGTAAGCGCATCGTTACTGTAAGTGGCCGAGCTAATGCACCTCGACCCGGGGACCGTCTTCTCCGAGGTCGAGCCCTGCAGTCAATTGACATTGTGCAACATCATGTTTGTAAACAGATGCTTCCGATTTGGGTTCTGCGCAAGGATCGACGGAGGCCAGGCCAGGCCGCGAGGGTTTTTCTACAAGCGCCGCGAATGAGTATCACTTTCTTGACACAAAAATGGGCGTTAAGTAGATGATCGGGTTACAGGACCTTCGGGTGAAGTATGACGGGTCTGTTATGATCCGCTCGGCCCGCTCAAGTGCCCGGCAAACATGTGTAAGAGTTTGCGAGAGAGAAACAAACAAGTCGAATTTGAGATTTTACTTTGccttgtaatatgatgcaacAGGATTTAGTTGAATGTTTTCGTAAGAAAAAGGACATGCTTGTATCGCTAatttggaaaacaataaacattttaagaaaagtAAGAAGGATTTCCTTTTCGACACGTAAGTTATCCAAATAAcatcttcaaaattaaaataaccaTTGTTCAGTTTCAAACAACAATATTTATCAAACACTTCATTCATAAATTCACTAAACAAGAGTATTCCTAGACTGCTCGAAACACACTGACTAGGCTTTAAATGAGGTCCATATGCTCTCCATATCACTCTTACTCCTTCCTTTTCCAGCCGACTCCCGAGCTGAAATCCGCAAAAAGGGGAGGTTGCTTATTTATGGTTCATTTAAAACATGTCACACAGCAGCATATGTGGTACGCTGGCGTTTAAATTAACTTCCTGTGGTATTATATtaactaaattaaacaaaatgtgtGTAAATCCCCTTAAGTGCGCCATCTCCAGCTGTTACTACCTCTCTTTGCCATTTCACCACACCctcgcaaacacacacgcacacgcatgtATACTCCGCCAGGCTCACCTGGTCCGTGGTGTACAGAACTATGGCTAATGGGAGGAAGACGATTCGTTGGCGGAGGAGATACTTTATGAACCCCGGGCCTGGATTCTCGCAAGGTTCGCACCGGTGTTAATTGCTCCAGGGTGCCTTAAatccacacacgcacacacacaaccggCTGAAGCGACCGGttttgggtggaaaagtttcccgCACAGCGATGGCTTCCGCCGTGAATGGTCGCAAGCAAGGCTGGTACAGCAAGCGTTAAACTTCCTTATTGATAAGCCAGCGTACCAGCTTGGCCCAACGATCGCCTATCAGCTCACGAGAGTCCGCTAAGGCTTTGAGGCTGCTGATAAGCCAAGCACACAGCATTGGCAATCGGGTGTACTTCATAACATTGGCGATATTGATGTCACTATCAGCACTTGggagaatgattttgtttgtttcgtttcgttcgaggGAACGCTGGTCATCGACGAAGGTTCAATGCTAGTTTCAGTAGTGCTCTCCGCCCGAGAGCAACATATAATTTCTGTGGTGCTGGAACGAAATTTGAGTTTGAAAAATGAGTAATCTGCTAAAGCTGGGTTTCCTcggcggtggaaaaatggcaCAGGCCATGGCGAACGGATTTATTTCCGCTGGTAAGTTCCAAACACTGCCAGAACGATCGACAGGTGACATAAGTTTTAAAGCAGAAAACACACATCGGCCTGGGTTTGTCGTTCTTCGTAATCGCAAGCAGCACACAAACAGAATCGGTCAATAACACACACTAAGAAGATAATGTTATTAAGTGATTATGTGTTCAGTTAAAAgaacattgaaaataaaaatggcatTAATGTGCAGTGACCGTAAAAGCCATGATATGATTGTTTGTCAATCTATTCCATTACATTTTGCCACGGAAAATGGTGTTTCCTCCTGGTGCCTATATCCTTCCTATCCCTCCACTTTCCAGGGCTCACACGGGGCGATCACATGACGGCCAGCTTCCATCCCTCGGACCACGCCAACCTCGAGGCATTCCGAGCGATCGGTGCGGAGACGCACGTGGAAAATCTGCCGGTGGTGAAACGCTCGGAGATTATATTCGTCTCCGTCAAGCCAACGGTGGTCGGGAGCGTCCTGCAGGCCGTCCGCCCCGCTAGTGccggtaaactattcatatCGATCGCGATGGGCGTAACGTTGCGCGAGCTCGAAAATGTGTGATTATTACTTTGTGTTCATGCATGCATGATCGGGTGCCCGggatgtttttcctcttccggGACCTATGCAGTTCGGTTCGGAGGTACACAGAACTGATAGCCGAAGGTTCTTTCTCTATTTTTCGGCCCTTCAAACGCAACCCCGGAACACACATCAGTCGCTTGAATCAACGGCTCGCGTCATACGGGTGATGCCAAACACGCCGGCTCTGGTTCGCGAAGGCGCTTCCGTGTACGTCCGAGGATCCGCCGCCACCGACCAGGATGGCGACGTCACACGATCGCTCTTCGAAGCCGTGGGAACGTGTGAGGAAGTGTCGGAAGCCATGATGGATCCCATTACGGCCCTGTCCGGCAGCGGGCCGGCGTACGTGTTCGTCATGATCGAGGCGCTGGCGGACGGCGCGGTTCGGATGGGACTTCCGCGCGATCTAGCCTATCGTCTGGCGGCGCAGACGGTGCTTGGATCGGGGAAGTTGGTCCGCGAAACCGGACGCCATCCGGGGCAGCTCAAAGACGACGTCACAAGTCCCGCCGGTTCGACCGCGGCCGGGTTGGCGCATCTGGAACAAAACGGTACTGACTCTGGACATCTCTTGTTACACCAAACCGGTGTCCTTAATGATCGTTTGTTAATGTCCcggtttcttgttttcctgTATTTGCAGCCTTCCGACATGCTGTCAGTGGCGCTGTCGAATCGGCCACCGTTCGGTGCCGCCAGATTTCCAGCAAGTAGAGGACATCAATCATCGATCCGAACGAGCGTCGCTCGCCCCGCCCTTGGCTCCCGGGGGAAGGAATGCCACTAAAAGAAAAGTGATCCTTTAAATACTTACTTAGCAGATACGTGTTGTGTAGATTAGAAGTAAACGAACGCTAGAGACATCCTCAAGCAAAACGAACCTCAAACTCGTTGTCCTAAACCGTCCTTTGAAACCGGCCGCACTCTGACGGCTCTAGCAAATCGAtccgaatgtttttttttctctcttcttttCTCACCATGTAAGAACTAATTTCTTCGCAATCACATTTACCCGGCGTTCACGTTCGACACGAAAGGGTCATCACTCAAACGTACGGACCAACCATCAACATCGTTTGAACCCCTTTTCCTGACAAGTACACTTTTATGTTCGTACTAATAATTTGCCTACGAATGCATTAATTATCCTACCCAAATTTCAAGACGAACACAAACGTCAAAGCATGATCCCACGGGTGTGCCCCTCGGGAAGATGTAAGCCAGTAGCTTCGTAGCTCCACAAATTGTTCGTCGTCACTATTTCGGCACCCCAAACTTCCCAACATCATTCATTCGAGCACGGAACCCCTTTCGGCACCTTCGGCCACCCTCCGGCAGGCGGACGGAGGGCGCTAATAATGCATCactgatgtttgttttccaaatacGTACTCCCAAATCAAACCGGGCATGCGTTAGTACAAGCGATCCAGCCATTAGCTTCATCCCAGTACGCGGGGAAAAACGCCACATTTCGCCCGCACGACGACGATCGTTACCCGTGGATCGTGTAGAAGAatgataaatttgttttccccttttccatgTCAAACCGTacgcgtgtatgtgtgcatgaCGGTTGCAcggtgtatttttatttcacccgTGAACCACACTTCCACCCACTGGGAAGGAATGCCAAAGCGCCGTTCTAAATGGCTTTCATTGCCATCATTAAATGACAAGTGGTGGGGAAGGAGGCGTCGGCTAAAGTTCCTAAATTACGGAACTGTCCACGGGGGCTAAAGGGAGATATTTCACCGCGGCAGGGTATCGTTAGAGGTGTCACTCAACGCGCGCACGGCGCTACGGAACGGTTTCTTCGCCGACAGTCGGAAGTCGGTCTAAGCTTCCGCGGGACGAGGCGAAGCGGTGCGGCACCACCAATGGGCATTTATGTGACACGCACTCTAATTTACGATATGGACACCGCATGGAATGCATTCGGGTCGCGGTTTCGTTTTTCGAGCTAAGCAGTCAGAACATCCGAATTTCTTCTCCGAGCCGGTCGGCCCCATCTGACGAACCAATCGAAACCAAGACGACGGCTTTGAATGGCAGCAAgaatgatttctttttttcctgtttgccGGACCCtcacccgtgtgtgtgtgtgtgcgtctgcGTGCAGCGGGAAAGGAAGCGGGAAATATTTACGGCCCAATTTGTGTGACATTGATGACGTGCGGGGTTTGTGGTGAGAAAAAGAGTTAATGCCAGATATGCTGCCGCCGGAACGGTTTTATCTGAACGATGCATCCAAGCACGAATGGAACTACAATGTCCCTGGTTAATATTAAAGTTGACTTCATTATTTCCTACCAAAAAATCAATGAGGATGTCTCTTTTGGGAAACTAAAAAGATGATAAGAAACgatataaatttattaattctGTTCATTGcaaactttttaaataatattaccATACCATGTATAAATGAACTGCATTTTGTCCGAAAGCCACCGAAGAAGCCGAAGAAAATCCATCATGCATGCAACCCTGTCCCCTTTCGCGAAGGTGCATCTAAGAACGGCCGAACCGGCTGCGGATtacatcaattattttaaacgattaTTGCATTGTGGACAAATATACGGATCCACTGGGATGCGACCTCAGCCGCCAACGAAACCCAAACCTGCTCGTGTGTTCCTTTTGAAATCGGGCCTTTCTCCATCCGAcccgatgcaaaatgaagatGACGCGAGTGACACGACGATGATCAACGTCGAACAAAGACGCCCCAAAGAACCCCGCTTGGGTGAGGAAAAGCCGAAAGGGTT encodes:
- the LOC131282525 gene encoding pyrroline-5-carboxylate reductase 3, which produces MSNLLKLGFLGGGKMAQAMANGFISAGLTRGDHMTASFHPSDHANLEAFRAIGAETHVENLPVVKRSEIIFVSVKPTVVGSVLQAVRPASAGKLFISIAMGVTLRELENSLESTARVIRVMPNTPALVREGASVYVRGSAATDQDGDVTRSLFEAVGTCEEVSEAMMDPITALSGSGPAYVFVMIEALADGAVRMGLPRDLAYRLAAQTVLGSGKLVRETGRHPGQLKDDVTSPAGSTAAGLAHLEQNAFRHAVSGAVESATVRCRQISSK